Proteins encoded within one genomic window of Lentisphaera araneosa HTCC2155:
- the panB gene encoding 3-methyl-2-oxobutanoate hydroxymethyltransferase, with product MMRNTVSDIWKLYKSGEKIACVTAYDSTSALLADRAGVDLLLVGDSLGMTVLGHETTVPVSLEDCLRHSAAVVRGSEKALVVADMPFMSYHGSSHEALKNASRFMQESLASSVKIEGGEEVAELVKLMVQGGVPVMGHIGLLPQAVLVKGGYKVRGRSKEDEEQLLKDALALQEAGAFAIVMECVKDDAAQRIVSALDIPIIGIGSGLACDGQVQVMHDVLGLDPRFTPRHARKYLNLAEQIEGAFGQYKDDVKSSSFPSNENWY from the coding sequence ATGATGAGAAATACCGTCAGCGATATCTGGAAGCTCTACAAAAGTGGTGAAAAGATTGCTTGTGTAACTGCCTATGATTCGACTTCGGCTTTGTTAGCGGATCGTGCGGGAGTCGATTTATTATTAGTGGGCGACTCACTTGGAATGACCGTCTTAGGGCATGAAACAACTGTACCAGTTAGCCTAGAAGATTGTTTGCGCCATAGTGCGGCTGTGGTCAGAGGTTCAGAAAAAGCTCTCGTTGTAGCGGATATGCCTTTTATGTCTTATCATGGATCAAGTCACGAGGCTTTAAAAAACGCTAGCCGTTTTATGCAAGAAAGTTTAGCGAGTTCGGTAAAGATCGAAGGCGGAGAAGAAGTTGCGGAATTAGTGAAGCTTATGGTTCAAGGTGGCGTTCCGGTTATGGGGCACATTGGCTTGCTTCCGCAAGCAGTCCTAGTTAAGGGCGGTTATAAAGTTCGCGGCCGATCAAAAGAAGACGAAGAGCAATTGCTCAAAGATGCTTTGGCACTTCAAGAAGCGGGTGCTTTTGCGATTGTGATGGAATGTGTGAAGGATGACGCAGCGCAGCGCATCGTTTCAGCTTTAGATATACCGATTATTGGAATCGGCTCAGGCCTTGCATGTGATGGTCAGGTTCAAGTTATGCACGATGTTTTGGGTTTAGATCCACGTTTCACTCCAAGGCACGCAAGGAAGTATTTAAATTTGGCAGAGCAAATTGAAGGAGCCTTTGGGCAATACAAAGACGATGTGAAGTCAAGTTCTTTCCCTTCTAACGAGAATTGGTATTAA
- the panC gene encoding pantoate--beta-alanine ligase, which translates to MQQIKTIAQMQELSKLWHFNGDKVAVVPTMGALHEGHLSLIRVAKKHAQKVIVTIFVNPTQFGEGEDLGAYPRPLKEDMHLCDLEGADAVFTPSAAEMYPRGSSTWVDETEVGLGLCGAKRPGHFKGVTTIVTKLFLAVLPDCAVFGEKDFQQLAVIRRMVRDLNFPVEIIGAPLIREKDGLAMSSRNRYLNDQERQNALSLSKALNFALEKIQEDRSVDLASLENELTNMIQSAHGKVDYIEFVAADTLKALDDFSQNGEIRILLAAVFGPARLIDNVGLQLG; encoded by the coding sequence ATGCAACAAATCAAAACGATTGCTCAAATGCAGGAGCTTTCTAAGCTTTGGCATTTTAACGGTGATAAAGTAGCGGTTGTTCCCACCATGGGTGCGCTTCATGAAGGTCACTTGTCATTGATACGAGTGGCAAAAAAGCATGCCCAAAAAGTCATTGTGACAATCTTTGTGAATCCCACTCAGTTTGGAGAGGGCGAAGATTTAGGTGCTTATCCACGCCCCTTAAAAGAAGATATGCATTTGTGTGATCTAGAGGGAGCAGATGCCGTGTTTACGCCCTCAGCGGCTGAAATGTACCCTAGAGGTAGTTCGACTTGGGTTGATGAAACAGAAGTCGGTTTAGGGTTGTGTGGTGCTAAACGCCCCGGTCACTTCAAAGGCGTAACCACTATTGTAACTAAGTTGTTCTTAGCGGTTCTTCCTGATTGTGCCGTGTTTGGGGAAAAAGATTTTCAACAACTCGCAGTTATTCGTCGCATGGTTCGAGATCTCAATTTCCCAGTAGAGATTATTGGCGCGCCTTTGATTCGAGAAAAAGATGGTTTGGCCATGTCGTCACGCAATCGTTACCTCAATGATCAAGAACGTCAAAATGCGCTAAGTTTATCAAAAGCACTTAATTTTGCCCTAGAGAAAATTCAAGAAGACCGGTCAGTAGATCTTGCCTCCTTAGAAAATGAACTGACTAATATGATTCAGTCTGCTCATGGCAAAGTTGATTACATTGAGTTTGTTGCGGCAGACACTCTGAAAGCATTAGATGACTTTAGCCAAAATGGAGAAATCCGTATATTACTTGCCGCAGTTTTTGGCCCAGCGCGCTTAATTGATAATGTGGGGTTGCAGCTTGGCTGA
- the glgA gene encoding glycogen synthase, with the protein MKSLLLTNEFPPNVYGGAGVHIEYLSRELSKLISTEVRCFGDQEVEGENITVKGHSPELNFPENGEAKFKGLFNTLNHCQSFAMDPSDAEVVHCHTWYTHFAGLLCQKLYGSKLVVTTHSLEPLRPWKSEQLGRGYDVSSWVEKTAIESADLVIAVSKDTKDDVMKHFNVDEEKVQIIYNGIDTEEYSKTLDPELMRSYGIDPDRPIVLFVGRITRQKGIIHLVNSIPKIDPSAQIVLAAGAPDTPEIEQEMKEAVDRVSENREGVIWISEMLDKQSIIKLYSHADIFCCPSIYEPFGIINLEAMSCETAVVASAVGGIKEVVVHHETGFLVPVHQLDVAPYEPVNPQNFSDDLAEEVNRLIADPGLRDRMAQAGRKRAVEEFSWTSIAEKTVEAYKGLL; encoded by the coding sequence ATGAAAAGCCTTTTGTTAACAAATGAGTTTCCACCAAATGTTTATGGTGGAGCAGGCGTACATATCGAATACTTGAGTCGTGAATTGTCCAAGTTGATATCCACGGAAGTTCGTTGTTTTGGTGATCAAGAAGTCGAGGGAGAGAATATTACTGTTAAGGGGCATTCTCCAGAGCTTAATTTTCCTGAAAATGGTGAAGCTAAATTTAAAGGCTTATTTAATACTTTAAATCATTGTCAATCTTTTGCGATGGACCCGAGTGATGCAGAGGTAGTACATTGTCATACTTGGTATACTCATTTTGCAGGTCTTTTATGTCAAAAATTGTACGGCTCAAAATTAGTCGTTACCACTCATAGTTTGGAACCACTTAGACCTTGGAAATCCGAGCAACTGGGACGAGGCTATGATGTTTCTTCATGGGTAGAGAAAACGGCAATTGAATCAGCAGATTTAGTTATTGCTGTATCTAAAGATACGAAAGATGACGTGATGAAACACTTTAATGTGGATGAAGAGAAAGTTCAGATCATCTACAATGGTATAGATACAGAAGAATACAGTAAGACACTCGATCCAGAGCTCATGCGCTCGTACGGTATTGATCCCGATCGTCCCATCGTTTTGTTTGTGGGGAGGATTACCCGTCAAAAGGGGATTATCCACTTGGTAAATTCAATCCCAAAAATTGATCCTTCCGCTCAAATTGTATTGGCAGCTGGTGCACCTGATACACCTGAGATTGAGCAAGAAATGAAAGAAGCGGTTGATCGCGTTAGCGAAAATCGCGAAGGTGTGATTTGGATTTCTGAAATGCTTGACAAACAATCTATTATCAAACTTTACTCGCACGCAGATATCTTTTGCTGTCCTTCAATTTATGAGCCTTTTGGCATTATTAATTTAGAAGCCATGTCTTGTGAAACGGCGGTTGTAGCGAGTGCTGTTGGCGGGATCAAGGAAGTTGTCGTTCATCATGAAACGGGGTTTTTAGTTCCAGTGCATCAGCTTGATGTTGCACCCTATGAGCCTGTTAATCCACAAAACTTTTCGGATGATTTGGCAGAAGAAGTGAATCGCTTGATTGCAGATCCTGGACTCCGTGATCGTATGGCGCAGGCAGGTAGAAAGCGTGCAGTTGAGGAATTTAGTTGGACTTCAATTGCAGAAAAAACTGTGGAAGCTTACAAAGGCTTGCTTTAA
- a CDS encoding alpha/beta hydrolase: MKYFLIAILSISLFAQKDLKDITFAITVEKKLEMDIYFPKGKQENRPMLMWIHGGGWKGGSKKDCKLQWLTEYGYVVASVSYRFSQEAKFPAQIHDCKAALRFLKANAVKYGLDKKRFAVGGSSAGGQLAALMATSSGDDFLDGELGDYSEENTQVSAVIDFYGASDFLLREKNQPEKVNKKGGVVYELLGGNIQDKKDLAKKASAAYQVDHKDSPILIIHGSKDRVVLPGQSKRLHEVYQSKGLNSQLHILEGASHGGKAFGDEEVKKNILKFLKANGV, encoded by the coding sequence ATGAAATATTTCTTAATCGCTATCTTATCTATTTCTCTTTTTGCTCAGAAAGACCTTAAAGATATTACCTTTGCTATTACAGTTGAAAAAAAATTAGAAATGGACATCTATTTTCCTAAGGGCAAGCAGGAAAATAGACCTATGCTGATGTGGATTCACGGTGGAGGCTGGAAAGGCGGTAGCAAGAAGGATTGTAAGTTACAGTGGCTCACGGAGTATGGTTATGTGGTTGCAAGTGTTTCTTATCGTTTTTCCCAAGAAGCTAAGTTCCCTGCGCAAATTCACGATTGTAAAGCAGCACTAAGGTTTTTGAAAGCAAATGCCGTAAAATATGGCTTGGATAAAAAACGTTTTGCAGTTGGCGGATCAAGTGCTGGCGGACAGTTGGCGGCTTTGATGGCTACCTCTTCAGGAGATGATTTTTTAGATGGAGAACTTGGAGATTATAGTGAGGAAAATACACAAGTATCAGCAGTTATAGATTTTTATGGAGCTAGCGATTTTCTTTTACGTGAAAAGAATCAACCTGAAAAGGTTAATAAAAAGGGAGGGGTAGTTTACGAGCTTTTAGGTGGAAACATTCAAGATAAAAAAGATCTCGCCAAGAAGGCGTCAGCGGCATATCAGGTAGATCATAAAGATTCACCTATTTTGATCATTCATGGATCTAAAGATCGGGTTGTTCTTCCTGGGCAATCCAAGCGGCTTCATGAGGTCTACCAAAGTAAAGGTCTAAATTCACAATTACATATTTTAGAAGGGGCTAGTCATGGTGGAAAAGCTTTTGGGGATGAGGAGGTGAAAAAAAATATTTTGAAATTTCTAAAGGCAAATGGTGTTTGA
- a CDS encoding PSD1 and planctomycete cytochrome C domain-containing protein, with translation MKLIQLTSLLIIIAPFAKANKGIVFFEKKIRPALEKYCYRCHSDKENKVKGGLVLDSQHGLLTGGESGPAIVPGDLGKSELWSAINYEISEMPPKEPMPDAVIADFKKWILMGAPDPRKQEKIIVKSSVSEKDIREGRNFWSMQTPEYKASQANSNAQWNQTEIDRYLYQGFQENKLSTPSTASSLNLARRLYFDLIGLPPSPGELTSFQEQYQQDPDATIYKTVQTLLQSPHFGEKWGRHWLDVARYAESTGQGRNMTYPHAWRYRDYVIDSFNQDKPYNQFIREQIAGDLIKTDSDQEWANNLVATSFLAMGSKALPEDDKRKFNAEMVDEQIDLVTRGLMGISVACARCHDHKFEAIPQSDYYAMAGIFQSTKTYYGTTPNAQNRHPSTHIKLPVSMAKNVTSPMSPNELSQLKSQLKNAEDDMQKARMARRNSRNMQNVDANQIQRDIARSQNKYFALQEKINSVDSSGQAVAYCMGVQPSTLTNAKLLERGEVHRPGQEIKRGLVQVLGPFDITINQNSNGRLELADWITSKENPLTARVMVNRIWMKLMGQAIVRSPDDFGTTGSAPTNQQLLDYLALKFMTNNWSVKSIIKSIVLSRSYRSNSEFNSDNFKLDPDNKQFWRMDKRRIEAESFRDAILQISGKISVSQPTGSQLAEKGQTTIGRANQLNIDIGAPYRSVYLPVVRDFLPDLLKTFDFPESMTTTSQREVNNNAAQALYMLNNDFVINSSQLTAERLINHSSELDKQIKTAFIICLGRSPDSGELIGARQLYQKFYQSSEMRQKNSNDRKTQSLAAIVQALFASSEFRYLN, from the coding sequence ATGAAACTAATCCAACTCACTTCTCTACTGATTATTATTGCTCCCTTCGCAAAAGCGAATAAAGGTATTGTTTTCTTTGAAAAGAAAATTCGCCCTGCACTAGAAAAATACTGTTATCGCTGTCATTCCGACAAGGAAAACAAAGTCAAAGGCGGACTGGTACTCGACTCTCAACACGGCTTACTCACAGGAGGAGAAAGCGGTCCCGCCATTGTCCCTGGCGACCTTGGTAAGAGTGAACTCTGGAGTGCCATCAATTACGAAATATCTGAAATGCCCCCCAAAGAACCCATGCCCGATGCCGTGATCGCTGATTTCAAAAAGTGGATTCTCATGGGTGCCCCTGATCCGAGGAAACAAGAGAAAATCATCGTCAAAAGTTCGGTGAGTGAAAAAGATATTCGCGAAGGTCGCAATTTCTGGTCTATGCAAACACCTGAATACAAAGCATCTCAAGCTAATAGTAACGCGCAATGGAATCAAACTGAGATTGATCGCTACCTCTATCAAGGTTTTCAAGAAAACAAATTGAGTACTCCAAGCACCGCCTCAAGCCTCAACTTAGCTCGCCGACTCTATTTTGATCTCATAGGCCTCCCCCCTTCACCTGGGGAACTCACGTCTTTTCAAGAGCAATACCAACAAGATCCCGATGCCACGATTTACAAGACAGTTCAAACTCTGCTTCAAAGCCCTCACTTTGGTGAAAAATGGGGCCGCCACTGGCTAGATGTGGCTCGTTACGCTGAGTCCACTGGTCAAGGACGAAACATGACCTATCCGCATGCTTGGCGTTACCGAGATTATGTCATTGATTCTTTCAATCAAGACAAGCCCTACAATCAATTCATTCGCGAACAAATTGCTGGCGACCTCATTAAAACGGATAGTGATCAAGAATGGGCTAATAATTTAGTGGCCACTTCATTCTTAGCCATGGGCTCGAAAGCTTTACCTGAAGACGACAAACGCAAATTTAATGCCGAGATGGTTGATGAACAAATCGATTTAGTCACTCGAGGTCTCATGGGGATTTCAGTTGCCTGCGCTCGCTGTCATGACCACAAATTTGAAGCCATCCCCCAAAGCGATTACTATGCAATGGCGGGTATTTTCCAAAGTACAAAAACCTATTATGGCACCACTCCCAATGCTCAAAACCGACATCCCAGCACTCATATCAAACTCCCTGTGAGTATGGCGAAAAATGTCACCTCACCTATGAGCCCAAACGAACTCAGTCAACTTAAGTCTCAGTTAAAAAATGCTGAGGACGATATGCAGAAAGCCCGTATGGCTCGTCGGAATTCGCGAAATATGCAAAATGTCGACGCCAATCAAATTCAACGAGACATTGCTCGTTCCCAAAACAAGTATTTTGCCCTTCAAGAAAAAATCAATTCCGTCGATAGCTCTGGGCAAGCCGTAGCTTATTGCATGGGCGTTCAACCAAGTACTTTAACGAATGCTAAATTACTCGAACGAGGCGAAGTTCACCGTCCAGGACAAGAAATTAAGCGTGGCTTAGTGCAAGTCCTTGGACCTTTCGATATCACCATAAACCAAAACTCCAATGGTCGTTTAGAACTCGCCGATTGGATTACTTCAAAGGAAAACCCTCTCACAGCTCGAGTGATGGTAAACCGCATCTGGATGAAACTCATGGGTCAGGCCATCGTTAGGAGCCCCGATGATTTTGGAACTACTGGATCGGCACCCACTAACCAGCAATTATTGGATTATTTAGCCCTTAAATTCATGACCAATAATTGGTCAGTCAAAAGTATTATTAAGAGTATCGTCCTTAGCAGATCTTATCGCAGTAATTCAGAATTTAATTCAGATAACTTCAAACTCGATCCCGATAACAAACAGTTTTGGAGAATGGATAAACGACGAATTGAAGCTGAGTCCTTTAGAGATGCAATCCTTCAAATATCAGGAAAAATCAGTGTCTCACAACCCACAGGTTCTCAATTAGCCGAAAAAGGCCAAACCACCATTGGTCGAGCCAATCAATTAAACATTGATATCGGCGCCCCTTATCGCTCAGTTTACCTCCCCGTTGTTCGCGACTTCCTGCCCGACCTTTTAAAAACTTTTGATTTTCCCGAGTCGATGACAACTACGAGCCAACGCGAAGTCAACAACAATGCTGCCCAGGCGCTCTATATGTTGAACAATGACTTCGTGATCAATAGTAGCCAACTAACTGCAGAGAGGCTCATAAATCACAGCTCCGAACTCGACAAGCAAATCAAAACTGCTTTTATTATTTGTCTTGGCAGAAGCCCAGACTCAGGTGAACTCATTGGAGCTCGTCAACTCTATCAAAAATTTTATCAAAGTTCTGAAATGCGTCAGAAAAACTCAAACGATAGAAAAACTCAATCTTTAGCCGCTATCGTCCAAGCACTTTTTGCTAGTTCCGAATTCCGCTACCTCAACTAG
- a CDS encoding 3-keto-disaccharide hydrolase: protein MKFLAFLSIATTALITSCTSTPIPDNSLSKAEAKEGWQLLFNGQDMSQWRNFKKQDINPKWVVEGGTMKLSGGGGGDIMTKKQYENFDFRMEWKISEAGNSGIFILADEKGKRIYSHAPEIQILDNEKHNDRKKPNHRSGSLYDMITSPAESHKKAGEWNQVRILLNKSHLQVWQNGIQTVDIVMHSDEWKELVGKSKFKNWKGFGMNKKGHLGLQDHNDVVWFKNLKVLELK, encoded by the coding sequence ATGAAATTCCTCGCTTTCCTTTCAATTGCTACAACTGCACTTATCACTTCCTGTACAAGTACACCGATCCCAGATAATAGTTTGTCAAAAGCCGAGGCTAAAGAAGGTTGGCAACTTCTCTTCAATGGTCAGGATATGAGCCAGTGGAGAAATTTCAAAAAACAAGATATTAATCCAAAATGGGTCGTTGAAGGAGGCACTATGAAGCTCTCGGGTGGCGGTGGTGGCGACATCATGACTAAAAAGCAGTATGAAAATTTTGATTTCCGTATGGAGTGGAAAATTTCTGAAGCGGGCAATAGCGGCATTTTTATCCTCGCCGACGAAAAGGGCAAGCGCATTTATTCTCATGCACCGGAAATTCAGATTCTCGACAATGAAAAACATAACGATCGTAAAAAACCGAATCACCGCTCAGGTTCGCTCTACGATATGATTACTTCTCCTGCTGAATCGCACAAAAAAGCCGGTGAGTGGAACCAAGTTAGAATCTTACTCAACAAGAGTCACCTACAAGTATGGCAGAACGGAATTCAAACTGTGGACATCGTCATGCACTCCGATGAATGGAAAGAACTCGTGGGTAAAAGCAAATTTAAAAACTGGAAAGGTTTTGGCATGAACAAAAAGGGACACTTAGGACTACAGGACCACAACGATGTGGTTTGGTTCAAAAACCTTAAAGTTTTGGAGTTAAAATAA
- a CDS encoding DUF1501 domain-containing protein, whose product MNFNRRQFLNLGSTAALTGLNINAFSSSQSPQKPHFTPRAKRVIVINMGGATSHVDTFDYKPSLIKNAEKRGKYGRKLMPPIKEFKRYGKSGLPLSTLFPNLGQQADELCLLHGHSTDQPNHPQAQTKIHTGNVQFARPSLGAWVMYGLGSENKSIPGFITLNPNSGAGAHFSSAFLPSKYQGTAVGGSIRGNRASGDPASFPNIKNEEFSTKLQSSQLDFISALNKRKLQKDKHSPEINAVQDSYEMAFRMQSSMPAILDISKESKKTLALYGVDNDLTSKVGRQCLLARRFAEAGARYIELGHGGWDHHSNLKNDLTARCSEIDKPIAGLLADLKQRGLLKDTLVVWCTEFGRTPESPNMDGRDHNPKGFTTWMAGAGVKGGFRYGATDEFGYEAVAGRLSIHDWHATILHILGLNHENLTYKYAGRDFRPTDVYGDVAKDILL is encoded by the coding sequence ATGAATTTTAATCGTAGACAATTTTTAAACTTAGGTTCAACAGCTGCCCTCACTGGGCTTAATATAAATGCATTTTCTAGTTCACAAAGCCCACAAAAACCTCATTTTACTCCTAGAGCCAAACGTGTCATTGTCATTAACATGGGTGGCGCGACCTCTCACGTCGACACCTTTGACTACAAACCTAGCCTCATTAAAAACGCTGAAAAGCGCGGTAAATACGGCCGTAAGCTCATGCCCCCGATCAAGGAATTTAAACGCTACGGAAAAAGCGGTTTACCGCTCTCGACTCTTTTCCCTAACCTTGGTCAGCAAGCTGATGAGCTCTGCCTACTTCATGGTCATTCAACTGACCAACCCAATCACCCCCAAGCACAGACTAAAATCCACACGGGCAATGTGCAGTTCGCTCGCCCTTCACTCGGTGCGTGGGTCATGTATGGTTTGGGAAGTGAGAATAAATCAATCCCTGGGTTTATTACACTCAACCCCAATTCAGGTGCTGGTGCCCATTTTAGTAGTGCTTTCCTTCCTTCTAAATACCAAGGAACCGCCGTCGGAGGATCTATTCGTGGGAATCGTGCCTCTGGAGACCCTGCTTCATTCCCAAATATCAAAAATGAAGAATTCTCCACAAAACTTCAAAGCTCCCAACTCGATTTTATTTCAGCCCTCAATAAACGCAAGCTCCAAAAAGATAAACACAGTCCTGAAATCAATGCGGTTCAAGACTCCTATGAAATGGCTTTCCGTATGCAAAGCTCCATGCCCGCAATCTTAGACATCAGTAAAGAATCGAAAAAAACACTGGCTCTTTATGGAGTGGATAATGACCTCACTTCAAAAGTGGGACGCCAATGCCTCCTTGCTAGACGCTTTGCTGAAGCGGGTGCACGTTATATCGAGCTTGGCCATGGTGGCTGGGATCATCACTCGAACCTGAAAAATGACCTCACGGCACGTTGTAGCGAAATCGACAAGCCTATTGCAGGTTTACTCGCTGATTTAAAGCAAAGAGGACTTTTAAAAGACACCCTCGTGGTTTGGTGTACTGAATTTGGGCGTACACCTGAGTCACCTAACATGGATGGACGCGACCACAACCCCAAAGGATTCACGACTTGGATGGCTGGTGCCGGAGTCAAAGGTGGCTTCCGCTATGGCGCCACAGATGAATTTGGCTACGAAGCTGTAGCAGGCCGACTCTCTATCCACGATTGGCACGCGACCATTCTGCATATCCTTGGCTTAAACCATGAAAATTTAACCTATAAATACGCTGGTCGTGACTTCCGCCCTACCGATGTCTATGGCGATGTGGCCAAAGATATTCTATTATAA
- a CDS encoding regulatory protein RecX, with product MAERKVVKQKFLEDGRIELSLENKEKFIVDPFQYKSHQLETGAEIPDELYQEFFGEKLLSQCRKKASDLLFRRLHSRGELKKKLRDKQEFSMRLIEQVLEEMESYGYLDDRRFAELYCKELAKKGFGPRVVSLKMRQRGLESNLVREIIQEFTLSEQEPLNELLRLAQKKLKSLHRENDKFKKRQKLYRYLAGRGWGSSEISKVIDKLL from the coding sequence TTGGCTGAAAGAAAAGTGGTAAAACAAAAATTTCTCGAAGATGGGCGTATTGAATTAAGCCTTGAAAATAAAGAGAAATTTATTGTCGATCCTTTTCAGTACAAGAGTCATCAACTTGAAACAGGTGCAGAAATTCCTGATGAACTTTACCAAGAATTTTTTGGAGAAAAACTCCTCAGCCAATGCAGAAAAAAAGCCTCTGACCTTCTCTTTCGTCGTTTACATAGCCGAGGTGAACTCAAGAAAAAGCTTCGCGATAAACAAGAATTTAGTATGAGGCTTATTGAACAAGTTCTCGAAGAAATGGAATCCTACGGCTATTTAGATGATCGGCGTTTTGCAGAACTCTATTGCAAAGAGTTAGCCAAGAAGGGCTTTGGCCCTCGTGTTGTCAGTCTGAAAATGCGTCAGCGCGGCTTGGAATCGAATTTAGTACGCGAAATTATTCAAGAATTCACGCTATCTGAACAGGAGCCATTGAATGAACTGTTGCGTTTAGCGCAAAAGAAGTTAAAATCTTTGCATCGAGAAAATGATAAATTTAAAAAACGTCAAAAACTTTACCGTTATTTAGCTGGCCGCGGATGGGGATCGAGTGAAATTTCGAAAGTGATTGATAAATTATTATAA